Proteins encoded by one window of Halorussus salinus:
- a CDS encoding DUF5817 domain-containing protein: protein MYAVVGCSDCQALTIVEGRPETTQCPRCGKRRKFEKLKTFVETDDEEHAREVRSSMLANRQGEGEAFAELDSFAEMESQVEEAVVADDEYLEASGIDSDEVEAAAERVENRSASTRGSSRKDTVLAALRDLDRPTEEEVVAYASDEGVPAEYVRDALDKLTRRGEVSESRGHYRLL from the coding sequence ATGTACGCCGTCGTCGGCTGTAGCGACTGTCAGGCGCTCACAATCGTAGAGGGCCGCCCGGAGACCACGCAGTGTCCCCGCTGTGGGAAGCGCCGGAAGTTCGAGAAGTTGAAGACGTTCGTGGAGACCGACGACGAGGAACACGCCCGCGAGGTCCGCTCGTCGATGCTCGCCAACCGGCAGGGCGAGGGCGAGGCGTTCGCGGAACTGGACTCGTTCGCCGAGATGGAGTCGCAGGTCGAGGAGGCCGTCGTCGCCGACGACGAGTACCTCGAAGCGTCGGGCATCGACAGCGACGAAGTAGAGGCGGCCGCCGAGCGCGTCGAGAACCGGTCGGCCAGCACGCGGGGCTCCTCGCGCAAGGACACCGTACTGGCGGCTCTGCGGGACCTCGACCGGCCCACCGAGGAGGAAGTCGTCGCCTACGCGAGCGACGAGGGCGTCCCGGCGGAGTACGTCCGCGACGCGCTCGACAAACTAACCCGGCGCGGCGAGGTCAGCGAGAGTCGCGGGCACTATCGGTTGCTCTGA
- a CDS encoding ribose 1,5-bisphosphate isomerase, with protein MNPDLHESVEEAASDIASMEIRGAATIADAAAEALAAQAEDSAADDPDEFRAEMRTAARRLRETRPTAVSLPNALRYVLRGMDGETVPDLRESVVESASEFRRELDQAQENLGRIGANRLRDGDTVMTHCHSTDALSCVEAALEQGKEIEAIVKETRPRKQGHITAEQLREWDVPVTLVVDNAARRYLDETDHVLVGADSIAADGSVINKIGTSGLAVNARERGVPIMVAAQTLKLHPDTMTGHTVEIEMRDEREVLTEEEEREIDGGTGGDEFTVENPAFDVTPPRYVDAIVTERGQFPPESIVTLMRELFGDQQGGEPWEE; from the coding sequence ATGAACCCCGACCTTCACGAGAGCGTCGAGGAGGCCGCGTCCGACATCGCCAGCATGGAGATTCGGGGCGCGGCGACCATCGCCGACGCCGCGGCCGAGGCGCTCGCGGCGCAGGCCGAGGACAGCGCGGCCGACGACCCCGACGAGTTCCGCGCGGAGATGCGCACCGCGGCGCGGCGACTCCGCGAGACCAGACCGACCGCGGTCAGCCTGCCGAACGCGCTCCGGTACGTCCTCCGAGGGATGGACGGCGAGACGGTGCCCGACCTCCGGGAGTCGGTCGTCGAGAGCGCCAGCGAGTTCCGGCGGGAACTCGACCAAGCCCAAGAGAATCTGGGCCGCATCGGCGCGAACCGCCTGCGCGACGGCGACACCGTGATGACTCACTGCCACTCGACCGACGCGCTCTCCTGCGTCGAGGCCGCCCTCGAACAGGGCAAGGAAATCGAGGCCATCGTCAAGGAGACTCGGCCGCGCAAGCAGGGCCACATCACCGCCGAGCAGTTGCGGGAGTGGGACGTGCCGGTCACGCTCGTCGTGGACAACGCCGCGCGCCGGTATCTGGACGAGACCGACCACGTGCTGGTCGGTGCCGACTCCATCGCGGCGGACGGGTCGGTCATCAACAAAATCGGGACCTCCGGGCTGGCGGTCAACGCCCGCGAACGCGGCGTCCCCATCATGGTCGCGGCCCAGACGCTCAAACTCCACCCCGACACGATGACGGGCCACACGGTCGAGATAGAGATGCGCGACGAGCGCGAGGTCCTGACCGAGGAGGAAGAGCGCGAAATCGACGGCGGGACCGGCGGCGACGAGTTCACCGTCGAGAACCCCGCGTTCGACGTGACGCCGCCGCGCTACGTGGACGCCATCGTGACCGAGCGCGGGCAGTTCCCGCCCGAAAGCATCGTGACGCTGATGCGGGAACTGTTCGGCGACCAGCAGGGCGGCGAGCCGTGGGAGGAGTAG
- a CDS encoding DUF302 domain-containing protein yields the protein MNETERRQFLRTALAGAGLAVAGTAAGQETATEGGETTTEGGETTTAGEETAEGGATEDETTAAPTTDEGLVTVPSDESVGATVERIEEDIEDDGDLILVTTIDHARNAANAGLDLRPTTLVLFGNPNLGTQLMQASQTAGIDLPQKLLVWEGADGSVNVTYNDPQWLAERHDIEGQEAVLNQISNALRTLATGG from the coding sequence ATGAACGAGACAGAGCGACGCCAGTTCCTTCGGACCGCACTCGCAGGTGCGGGCCTCGCGGTCGCAGGCACGGCGGCCGGACAGGAGACGGCGACCGAAGGCGGCGAGACGACCACCGAGGGCGGCGAAACGACGACGGCGGGCGAGGAGACCGCGGAAGGCGGAGCGACCGAGGACGAGACCACCGCCGCGCCGACGACCGACGAGGGACTCGTCACCGTCCCGAGCGACGAGAGCGTCGGCGCGACCGTCGAGCGAATCGAGGAGGACATCGAGGACGACGGCGACCTCATCCTCGTGACGACCATCGACCACGCGCGAAACGCCGCGAACGCGGGACTCGACCTCCGACCGACGACGCTGGTCCTGTTCGGCAACCCGAACCTCGGCACGCAACTCATGCAGGCCAGCCAGACCGCGGGCATCGACCTACCCCAGAAGCTCCTCGTCTGGGAGGGCGCGGACGGGTCGGTCAACGTGACCTACAACGACCCCCAGTGGCTCGCCGAGCGCCACGATATCGAGGGACAGGAAGCGGTTCTGAACCAAATCTCGAACGCGCTCCGGACGCTGGCGACCGGCGGGTAG
- a CDS encoding M28 family peptidase codes for MSRLPDGVVGDAYTSRFAWETLEALVEVGNRMAGQEGERDGAEVIADAFAEAGLREVEIDEFEIPGWWRGSSELTLADPHDRTYDQSHEVVALPGTPAGDAAGEVVDVGYGTPAEFEEADLDGKIAMASSETPEDHGRWIHRMEKYVAAAEAGAEGFVFRNHVEGCLPPTGEIGYHNRPGPIPAVGVSAEVGARLARYCADDEATATLSVECRNDETSSRNVEAVVGPDETEAGDVPEVLLTAHVDAHDIAEGANDNGAGSALVAEVGRLIAQVEEDLDARVRLVTFGSEEIGLWGAYHWAESNDLDSVKAVVNVDGAGNSRNLGVGANQFDALGEVFEEVTDELDAPLSRHDTISPHGDQWAFVQEGVPAVMAYTESEGSGRGWGHTHADTLDKLDVRDLRATAVLLAESVLAVADDEREIPQKSREEIRDTIDEGYVEELKRGGRWPYEEGARNAE; via the coding sequence ATGTCACGACTACCCGACGGCGTCGTCGGCGACGCCTACACCAGTCGATTCGCGTGGGAAACGCTCGAAGCCCTCGTGGAGGTCGGCAACCGGATGGCCGGACAGGAGGGCGAACGCGACGGAGCGGAAGTAATCGCCGACGCCTTCGCCGAGGCCGGACTGCGCGAGGTCGAAATCGACGAGTTCGAAATTCCCGGCTGGTGGCGCGGGTCCTCGGAGTTGACGCTCGCGGACCCCCACGACCGCACCTACGACCAGTCCCACGAGGTCGTCGCGCTCCCCGGCACGCCCGCCGGAGACGCCGCGGGCGAGGTCGTGGACGTGGGCTACGGCACGCCCGCCGAGTTCGAGGAGGCCGACCTCGACGGCAAGATTGCGATGGCCTCCAGCGAGACGCCCGAGGACCACGGCCGCTGGATTCACCGGATGGAGAAGTACGTCGCGGCCGCCGAGGCCGGGGCCGAGGGGTTCGTCTTCCGGAACCACGTCGAGGGGTGTCTCCCGCCGACCGGCGAAATCGGCTATCACAACCGTCCCGGCCCGATTCCGGCGGTCGGGGTCTCGGCGGAGGTCGGCGCGCGACTCGCCCGCTACTGCGCCGACGACGAGGCGACCGCGACCCTCTCGGTCGAGTGTCGCAACGACGAGACCTCCTCGCGGAACGTCGAGGCCGTGGTCGGTCCCGACGAGACGGAGGCGGGCGACGTGCCGGAGGTCCTCCTCACGGCCCACGTGGACGCCCACGACATCGCGGAGGGGGCCAACGACAACGGCGCGGGGTCGGCGCTCGTCGCGGAGGTCGGCCGCCTGATCGCACAGGTCGAGGAGGACCTCGACGCGCGCGTCCGGTTGGTCACCTTCGGCTCCGAAGAAATCGGCCTCTGGGGCGCGTACCACTGGGCCGAGAGCAACGACCTCGATTCGGTCAAGGCGGTCGTCAACGTCGATGGCGCGGGCAACTCCCGGAACCTCGGCGTCGGCGCGAACCAGTTCGACGCGCTCGGCGAGGTGTTCGAGGAGGTAACCGACGAGTTGGACGCCCCGCTCTCGCGCCACGACACCATCAGCCCCCACGGCGACCAGTGGGCCTTCGTGCAGGAGGGCGTCCCCGCGGTCATGGCCTACACCGAGTCGGAGGGGTCGGGCCGCGGGTGGGGCCACACCCACGCCGACACGCTCGACAAACTCGACGTGCGCGACCTGCGCGCGACGGCGGTTCTCCTCGCGGAGTCGGTGCTTGCGGTGGCCGACGACGAGCGCGAGATTCCGCAGAAGTCCCGCGAGGAGATACGGGACACCATCGACGAGGGCTACGTCGAGGAGCTGAAACGCGGCGGCCGCTGGCCCTACGAGGAGGGCGCGCGGAACGCGGAGTAG
- a CDS encoding ABC transporter permease translates to MSLVSGLTGFKTLVHREILRFLRRPRNTFVPPFVTNVLYFSVFGVILGDRVGQISISGGEPIPYILFILPGLVVLGSISNAFENASFSIFHGRWNDYIEETLTSPMSYSRMVVAYIVAGATRGLLVGTLIAVIGAFFTSVGVARPLYLAAFGLVVSLLFASFGVVVGLWADDWDNLTMMNQFIVRPLVFFGGVFYAIRELPSPYQELSMLNPMVYMVNGVRYGFLGVSEVDPNWSLAVLSALTAALVALDVALFKRGYGLTD, encoded by the coding sequence GTGAGCCTCGTCTCCGGTCTCACGGGGTTCAAGACGCTCGTCCATCGCGAAATTCTGCGATTCCTCCGGCGGCCGCGAAACACCTTCGTCCCGCCGTTCGTGACGAACGTCCTCTACTTCTCGGTGTTCGGGGTCATCTTGGGCGACCGCGTAGGGCAGATTAGCATCAGCGGCGGTGAGCCGATTCCCTACATCCTGTTCATCCTGCCCGGTCTCGTGGTGCTGGGGTCCATCTCAAACGCCTTCGAGAACGCCTCCTTTTCCATCTTCCACGGGCGCTGGAACGACTACATCGAGGAGACCCTGACCTCGCCGATGTCCTACTCGCGGATGGTGGTCGCCTACATCGTCGCGGGCGCGACCCGCGGCCTGCTGGTCGGCACCCTCATCGCGGTCATCGGCGCGTTCTTCACCTCGGTCGGGGTCGCCCGGCCGCTCTATCTGGCGGCGTTCGGACTGGTCGTCAGCCTGCTGTTCGCCAGTTTCGGCGTCGTGGTCGGTCTCTGGGCCGACGACTGGGACAACCTCACCATGATGAACCAGTTCATCGTCCGCCCGCTGGTCTTCTTCGGCGGGGTGTTCTACGCGATTCGGGAGCTTCCCTCGCCGTATCAGGAACTCTCGATGCTGAATCCGATGGTCTACATGGTCAACGGCGTCCGGTACGGCTTCCTCGGGGTCTCGGAGGTGGACCCCAACTGGTCGCTGGCGGTGCTGTCGGCGCTGACCGCGGCGCTGGTCGCGCTCGACGTGGCGCTGTTCAAGCGCGGCTACGGGCTAACGGACTGA
- a CDS encoding ABC transporter ATP-binding protein translates to MTAAIEVEELRKQYDGVQALDGVSLSVPEGSFFGLLGPNGAGKTTFINILVGLVRRSGGRAEVFGHDVESDYREARDAIGLAPQEFNVDRFFPIREVLTHKAGYHGIPTSEAEERADEVLKKVGIHEKRDTRFNWLSGGMKRRFMLARALITDPDLLILDEPTAGVDVQLRHDLWDLITELNESGTTILLTTHYIEEAERLCDEVAILDSGNLLTVASPEELMDRGPDKIRVTLRDAPESAPDLPMLAGAGGTTGADGTPDADGTTDEGRVESVELDGDQLVVTATQGGLVAPDLVRALDRAGLEIVDFDISRTSLEEVFVDMTREGGSDQQGEAETEGETVAADGGVDSGGGETVADERDERGDGR, encoded by the coding sequence ATGACTGCCGCCATCGAAGTCGAGGAGCTTCGCAAGCAGTACGACGGGGTGCAGGCGCTCGACGGCGTCTCGCTGTCGGTGCCCGAGGGGAGTTTCTTCGGTCTCCTCGGGCCGAACGGCGCGGGCAAGACCACGTTCATCAACATCTTGGTGGGACTCGTCCGGCGGTCGGGCGGCCGCGCAGAGGTGTTCGGCCACGACGTGGAGAGCGACTACCGGGAGGCCCGCGACGCCATCGGCCTCGCGCCACAGGAGTTCAACGTGGACCGGTTCTTTCCTATTCGGGAGGTATTGACTCACAAGGCAGGATACCACGGAATTCCAACGAGTGAGGCCGAGGAGCGCGCCGACGAGGTGCTGAAGAAGGTCGGCATCCACGAGAAGCGCGACACCCGATTCAACTGGCTCTCGGGCGGGATGAAACGCCGGTTCATGCTGGCGCGGGCGCTCATCACCGACCCGGACCTGCTGATTCTGGACGAACCGACCGCGGGCGTGGACGTGCAGTTGCGCCACGACCTCTGGGACCTCATCACCGAACTCAACGAGTCGGGGACCACGATTCTCCTCACGACTCACTACATCGAGGAGGCCGAGCGCCTCTGCGACGAGGTCGCAATCTTGGACTCCGGCAATCTGCTCACGGTCGCCTCCCCCGAGGAGTTGATGGACCGCGGCCCGGACAAGATTCGGGTGACGCTCCGGGACGCCCCCGAGAGCGCGCCAGACCTGCCCATGCTCGCTGGCGCTGGCGGAACGACGGGCGCTGACGGGACGCCGGATGCCGACGGGACGACCGACGAGGGCCGGGTCGAGAGCGTCGAACTCGACGGCGACCAACTGGTCGTCACCGCCACGCAGGGCGGACTGGTCGCGCCCGACCTCGTGCGGGCGCTCGACCGCGCTGGCCTCGAAATCGTGGACTTCGACATCTCGCGGACCTCGCTCGAAGAGGTGTTCGTGGACATGACCCGCGAGGGCGGGAGCGACCAGCAGGGCGAGGCCGAGACCGAAGGCGAGACCGTCGCCGCGGACGGTGGCGTCGATAGCGGTGGCGGGGAGACGGTGGCGGACGAACGAGACGAACGAGGTGACGGCCGGTGA
- a CDS encoding potassium channel family protein → MSGDWTDIFADKDAPLPWLTRRQRLVVAYAAVVVAVVLLYTLLYNYGMRTLEGRDHSLFRSFTTVTETMTTTGYGADAPWSSPLMNLFVVFMQLTGIVIGFATLRVLIIPLFERTPLDLSDRLTAKDDHVVVCEYRRDTAVLLDELERLNVEYVLLESDEEEAKRLSDEGYQAIHGDPEDGAQLERALIRDASALVADAGDRNASVVLTALRHNPDLRVISFTDTPDHDAALREVGADAVLSPDALIGRRLGQKTAAWADTPESMGDATVGDVRIREVLVRRNSPLCGVRIEDTALAGRTGLSLVGAWIDGDLRLPVDPGEVVTPNSVLIVAGTESAIDDVQEFAAGLRPPRRHANVVVAGMGVGGRAAYDALPEEVTATTIDQQEGRHVDVVGDVRDPETLELAGIDEASALVVTVEDDSTAMLTVAIARTLTDDIEILVRVDGTAKSPTAFDAGADYVLSTQRVSARLLARELRGEDVLTPLEQLRIVRTEAGAFVGRTLAEASAETRAECVFVGVERDGALVTDEETTIEAGDLLVVAGTDATIREFERQFA, encoded by the coding sequence ATGAGCGGCGACTGGACAGATATCTTCGCGGACAAGGATGCACCGCTCCCGTGGCTGACCCGCCGCCAGCGCCTCGTGGTCGCCTACGCCGCGGTCGTCGTCGCGGTCGTCCTGCTGTACACACTTCTATACAACTACGGGATGCGGACACTGGAGGGACGGGACCACTCGCTGTTCCGGTCGTTCACGACCGTCACCGAGACGATGACGACGACTGGGTACGGCGCGGACGCTCCGTGGTCGTCCCCGCTGATGAACCTCTTCGTCGTCTTCATGCAGTTGACCGGCATCGTCATCGGGTTCGCCACGCTCCGGGTCCTCATCATCCCGCTGTTCGAGCGCACGCCGCTGGACCTCAGCGACCGCCTGACCGCGAAGGACGACCACGTCGTCGTCTGCGAGTACCGCCGGGACACCGCCGTCCTGCTGGACGAACTGGAGCGGTTGAACGTCGAGTACGTCCTGCTCGAATCCGACGAGGAGGAAGCCAAGCGACTCTCGGACGAGGGGTATCAGGCGATTCACGGTGACCCCGAGGACGGCGCGCAACTCGAACGCGCGCTGATACGCGACGCCAGCGCGCTCGTCGCCGACGCGGGCGACCGCAACGCGAGCGTCGTCCTGACCGCCCTGCGACACAACCCGGACCTCCGCGTGATTTCGTTCACCGACACGCCGGACCACGACGCCGCGCTCCGGGAGGTCGGCGCGGACGCCGTGCTGTCGCCCGACGCGCTCATCGGGCGGCGACTCGGCCAGAAGACCGCGGCGTGGGCCGACACGCCCGAGTCGATGGGCGACGCCACCGTCGGCGACGTTCGCATCCGGGAGGTACTGGTCCGGCGCAACAGTCCGCTGTGCGGCGTTCGCATCGAGGACACCGCGCTCGCGGGCCGGACCGGACTCTCGCTCGTCGGCGCGTGGATAGACGGCGACCTCCGACTTCCGGTAGACCCCGGCGAGGTCGTCACGCCCAACTCGGTCCTCATCGTCGCGGGCACCGAGTCGGCCATCGACGACGTGCAGGAGTTCGCGGCCGGACTCCGACCGCCACGCCGCCACGCCAACGTCGTCGTCGCCGGGATGGGCGTCGGCGGCCGGGCGGCCTACGACGCGCTCCCCGAGGAGGTCACCGCCACGACCATCGACCAGCAGGAGGGCCGCCACGTGGACGTGGTCGGCGACGTGCGCGATCCCGAGACGCTGGAACTCGCGGGCATCGACGAGGCCAGCGCGCTCGTCGTGACGGTCGAAGACGACTCGACGGCGATGCTCACGGTCGCCATCGCCCGCACGCTCACCGACGACATCGAGATTCTGGTCCGGGTGGACGGCACCGCGAAGTCCCCGACCGCGTTCGACGCCGGGGCGGACTACGTCCTCTCGACCCAGCGCGTGAGCGCCCGCCTCCTCGCGCGGGAACTCCGGGGCGAGGACGTTCTCACTCCGCTCGAACAGTTGCGTATCGTCCGCACCGAGGCCGGAGCCTTCGTCGGGCGCACGCTCGCGGAGGCCAGCGCCGAGACGCGGGCGGAGTGCGTCTTCGTCGGCGTGGAGCGCGACGGCGCGCTCGTCACCGACGAGGAGACGACCATCGAAGCGGGCGACCTCCTCGTGGTGGCCGGGACCGACGCGACGATTCGGGAGTTCGAGCGGCAGTTCGCGTGA
- a CDS encoding DUF2270 domain-containing protein, which yields MGPSSAMAHLYRGEIHRMKLWRERLDKTTNWAVLVMAGVLTWAFSSAGNPHYVLLVGAAATGLFLVVEARRYRAYDVWRSRVRCLQENVWAYGLDSSKGLADENWRAHLADDYRTPTVKITTEEALAHRLRRVYLPLFTVLLGAWTIRVGPFDPRPWPASAAVGQLSGLVVTAVVFVAYTAAVGVALRPRTWHARDELRTPDYRKRR from the coding sequence ATGGGGCCGAGTTCCGCGATGGCCCACCTCTACCGCGGCGAGATACACCGGATGAAGCTCTGGCGCGAGCGCCTCGACAAGACCACCAACTGGGCCGTCCTCGTCATGGCTGGCGTCCTGACGTGGGCGTTCTCCAGCGCGGGCAACCCCCACTACGTCCTACTGGTCGGGGCGGCCGCGACCGGCCTCTTTCTGGTGGTCGAAGCCCGGCGCTACCGGGCCTACGACGTGTGGCGCTCGCGCGTCCGGTGCCTACAGGAGAACGTCTGGGCGTACGGACTGGACTCCTCGAAGGGACTCGCGGACGAGAACTGGCGCGCTCACCTCGCCGACGACTACCGGACGCCGACGGTCAAGATTACCACCGAGGAGGCGCTGGCCCACCGACTCCGGCGCGTGTATCTGCCGCTGTTCACGGTTCTCCTCGGGGCGTGGACCATCCGGGTCGGCCCGTTCGACCCCCGACCGTGGCCCGCGAGCGCCGCCGTCGGCCAGCTATCTGGACTCGTCGTGACCGCGGTCGTGTTCGTCGCGTACACTGCCGCGGTCGGAGTCGCGCTCCGCCCGCGGACGTGGCACGCCCGCGACGAACTCCGGACGCCGGACTACCGCAAGCGACGGTGA
- the nucS gene encoding endonuclease NucS, producing MVAEQIDAPDPETLVSEAKAAFRDGAVLSVQARCEVEYDGRTAGYLGPGDRLLVAKPDGTFLVHQPTGHKPVNWMPGGGTVSARESDGEAVLLARRTNPTERVEVRILDAHGLTRFDATDGATYEESGTEAEMHEYIEQNPEVLEDGLRIVEHERESKYGFIDFFARDESGTPVVVEVKRIQATLNHFDQLQRYVSLYDEGEASPHGGGVTAGENEEVRGMLVAPDASERVRRALRDEGLEFAELAEFDTDARGATEAKLTDF from the coding sequence ATGGTCGCCGAGCAAATCGACGCGCCCGACCCCGAAACCCTCGTCAGCGAGGCGAAGGCCGCGTTTCGGGACGGTGCCGTCCTGTCCGTGCAGGCCCGCTGTGAAGTCGAGTACGACGGCCGGACTGCGGGGTACTTGGGACCGGGGGACCGCCTCCTCGTCGCCAAGCCCGACGGAACCTTTCTGGTCCACCAACCGACCGGCCACAAACCGGTCAACTGGATGCCCGGAGGAGGGACCGTCTCCGCGCGCGAGAGCGACGGCGAGGCGGTCCTGCTGGCGCGCCGGACCAACCCGACCGAGCGCGTCGAGGTCCGGATTCTCGACGCCCACGGACTGACGCGCTTCGACGCGACCGACGGCGCGACCTACGAGGAGTCCGGCACCGAGGCCGAGATGCACGAGTACATCGAGCAGAATCCCGAAGTGCTGGAGGACGGCCTCCGCATCGTGGAACACGAGCGCGAGAGCAAGTACGGCTTCATCGACTTCTTCGCACGCGACGAGTCGGGCACCCCGGTCGTCGTAGAGGTCAAGCGGATTCAGGCCACGCTGAACCACTTCGACCAGTTACAGCGGTACGTCTCGCTCTACGACGAGGGAGAGGCGTCTCCTCACGGAGGCGGCGTAACCGCCGGAGAGAACGAGGAGGTACGGGGGATGCTGGTCGCGCCCGACGCCTCCGAGCGCGTCCGGCGCGCGCTCCGCGACGAGGGACTGGAGTTCGCGGAACTCGCGGAGTTCGACACCGACGCGAGGGGCGCGACCGAGGCGAAACTGACCGATTTCTGA
- a CDS encoding AAA family ATPase, whose amino-acid sequence MAETESLDARQETPQFVVVCGLPGVGKTTVAEEVADRLDGRLLRTDVVRKDILDDPEYTDEEARMVYRELFERASATVEGGRSVVLDGTFKDAADRERAVELAESLDAPFRLVKVECDESVVRDRIAAREDDASDADFEIHAMYREQFDAVSTDHVTVDNSESAAETRRQVAEQF is encoded by the coding sequence ATGGCTGAGACGGAATCGCTCGACGCGAGACAGGAGACGCCTCAGTTCGTCGTGGTCTGTGGCCTGCCGGGCGTCGGCAAGACCACCGTCGCCGAGGAGGTCGCCGACCGACTCGACGGGCGACTCCTCCGGACCGACGTGGTTCGCAAGGACATCCTCGACGACCCCGAGTACACCGACGAGGAGGCCCGGATGGTCTACCGGGAACTGTTCGAGCGCGCGAGCGCCACCGTCGAGGGCGGTCGGAGCGTCGTCCTCGACGGGACGTTCAAGGACGCCGCCGACCGCGAGCGCGCGGTCGAACTCGCCGAGTCGCTAGACGCGCCGTTCCGACTGGTCAAAGTCGAGTGCGACGAGTCGGTCGTGCGCGACCGCATCGCCGCCCGCGAGGACGACGCCAGCGACGCCGACTTCGAGATTCACGCGATGTACCGCGAGCAGTTCGACGCCGTCTCGACCGACCACGTGACCGTGGACAACTCCGAGAGCGCGGCCGAGACGCGCCGACAGGTCGCCGAGCAGTTCTGA
- a CDS encoding glycosyltransferase family 2 protein, protein MPHDSDADGLVSVVVPTHYRNDRLRGALESVASQAYDPIETVVVDGSDDEHARPVADEFGATYLAQERDEGPQAARSEGAERADGEYVQLLDDDDRLHPAKIREQVDLLDSKAGVGVAYCGMDDEERGEILPNPVVRGDVLGRALEMRTFPCINSTMLIDREVLERVLPLRHRHGADDTGLKIDLALQTQFDFVADPLVVRGRTGDSLSESWRYLDGRMEVIATYDRLYRRFPDRIRQRALRETYYQVGRKILADDGWSPRATAAFARAAWETPGDYAYHAGATLGSLAGRPGLAAVDRLFDRTGH, encoded by the coding sequence ATGCCACACGATTCCGACGCGGACGGCCTCGTCTCGGTCGTCGTGCCGACACACTACCGCAACGACCGCCTGCGCGGCGCGCTCGAAAGCGTCGCCTCGCAGGCCTACGACCCGATAGAGACCGTCGTCGTGGACGGGAGCGACGACGAACACGCCCGGCCGGTCGCCGACGAGTTCGGCGCGACTTACCTCGCCCAAGAGCGCGACGAAGGGCCGCAGGCCGCCAGAAGCGAGGGCGCGGAGCGCGCGGACGGCGAGTACGTCCAGTTGCTGGACGACGACGACCGACTCCACCCCGCGAAGATTCGCGAGCAGGTGGACCTCCTCGACTCGAAGGCGGGGGTCGGCGTCGCGTACTGCGGGATGGACGACGAGGAGCGCGGCGAAATCCTGCCGAACCCGGTCGTCCGCGGCGACGTACTCGGCCGCGCGCTCGAAATGCGGACGTTCCCCTGCATCAACTCCACGATGCTGATCGACCGCGAGGTGTTGGAGCGAGTCCTGCCGCTTCGCCACCGCCACGGGGCCGACGACACGGGGCTGAAGATCGACCTCGCGCTCCAGACGCAGTTCGACTTCGTGGCCGACCCGCTCGTCGTCCGCGGGCGGACCGGCGACTCGCTGTCGGAATCGTGGCGCTACCTCGACGGCCGGATGGAAGTCATCGCGACCTACGACCGACTCTACCGGCGGTTCCCCGACCGCATCCGCCAGCGTGCGCTCCGGGAGACCTACTATCAGGTCGGTCGGAAGATACTGGCCGACGACGGCTGGTCGCCCCGCGCGACGGCGGCGTTCGCACGTGCGGCGTGGGAGACGCCCGGCGACTACGCCTACCACGCCGGGGCGACGCTCGGGTCGCTCGCCGGGCGACCGGGACTGGCGGCCGTGGACCGTCTGTTCGACCGCACCGGTCACTGA